A stretch of Pomacea canaliculata isolate SZHN2017 linkage group LG6, ASM307304v1, whole genome shotgun sequence DNA encodes these proteins:
- the LOC112566699 gene encoding yrdC domain-containing protein, mitochondrial-like isoform X2: MKVNIFKKTIVYVAAVSTKVSQADFAYRLRAMAIPTIFSVPLRCELKKLCVKDEEALAHAVHSAASSLKKGHVIAVPTDTVYGIAGLAQNSEAVNRLYSIKNRNCSKPIAISVGDIDDLYRWSKVVVPKQILEDLLPGPVTVVFERSPELNPLLNPNTHLVGIRIPDHAFIRNLSRACGSPIALTSANKSSDQSTLSLDEFKSLWPQLDMLVDGGALNDTDKARLGSTVVDLSEAGKFCIIREGSAYKKTSEILKVKHKLQEIVTSA; the protein is encoded by the exons atgaaggtaaatatttttaaaaagaccaTCGTTTACGTAGCTGCAGTCAGTACTAAAGTATCCCAGGCTGATTTTGCTTATCGACTTCGAGCGATGGCGATACCCACTATCTTCTCTGTTCCCTTACGATGTGAGCTCAAGAAACTTTGTGTCAAGGACGAAGAAG CTTTAGCACATGCTGTACACAGTGCTGCTTCTAGTTTGAAGAAAGGACATGTAATAGCAGTCCCAACAGACACTGTCTATGGTATTGCAGGCCTTGCACAAAATAGTGAAGCTGTCAACAGACTTTATAGCATCAAAAATAGGAACTGTTCTAAGCCTATTGCTATCAGTGTTGGGGATATTGATGACTTGTACAG GTGGAGTAAAGTGGTTGTgccaaaacaaattttagagGATCTTCTTCCTGGACCTGTCACTGTGGTCTTTGAGCGTAGTCCTGAACTGAACCCTTTGCTCAATCCCAACACACATTTGGTGGGCATACGCATTCCAGACCATGCCTTTATTAGGAATTTGTCTCGGGCCTGTGGAAGTCCCATTGCTCTGACAAGCGCTAATAAAAGCTCAGATCAAAGTACTCTTTCATTAGAT GAATTCAAATCACTGTGGCCGCAACTAGACATGCTCGTAGATGGTGGAGCACTTAATGATACAGATAAGGCACGACTGGGGTCTACTGTTGTTGATCTTTCAGAAGCTGGTAAATTCTGTATCATCCGTGAGGGCAG TGCCTACAAGAAGACTTCTGAAATCCTGAAGGTTAAACACAAGTTGCAAGAAATTGTTACATCAGCATGA
- the LOC112566699 gene encoding threonylcarbamoyl-AMP synthase-like isoform X1, translating into MKVNIFKKTIVYVAAVSTKVSQADFAYRLRAMAIPTIFSVPLRCELKKLCVKDEEALAHAVHSAASSLKKGHVIAVPTDTVYGIAGLAQNSEAVNRLYSIKNRNCSKPIAISVGDIDDLYRWSKVVVPKQILEDLLPGPVTVVFERSPELNPLLNPNTHLVGIRIPDHAFIRNLSRACGSPIALTSANKSSDQSTLSLDANCRSCYTPLQASLVALITTLAHCATIIFSTSLIICVTIWTPYHLSLLVLPSVCQAVQRRNSVDASFPVQACLEFSAPFSSKYLCAKLSDLASKHLFKKYLA; encoded by the exons atgaaggtaaatatttttaaaaagaccaTCGTTTACGTAGCTGCAGTCAGTACTAAAGTATCCCAGGCTGATTTTGCTTATCGACTTCGAGCGATGGCGATACCCACTATCTTCTCTGTTCCCTTACGATGTGAGCTCAAGAAACTTTGTGTCAAGGACGAAGAAG CTTTAGCACATGCTGTACACAGTGCTGCTTCTAGTTTGAAGAAAGGACATGTAATAGCAGTCCCAACAGACACTGTCTATGGTATTGCAGGCCTTGCACAAAATAGTGAAGCTGTCAACAGACTTTATAGCATCAAAAATAGGAACTGTTCTAAGCCTATTGCTATCAGTGTTGGGGATATTGATGACTTGTACAG GTGGAGTAAAGTGGTTGTgccaaaacaaattttagagGATCTTCTTCCTGGACCTGTCACTGTGGTCTTTGAGCGTAGTCCTGAACTGAACCCTTTGCTCAATCCCAACACACATTTGGTGGGCATACGCATTCCAGACCATGCCTTTATTAGGAATTTGTCTCGGGCCTGTGGAAGTCCCATTGCTCTGACAAGCGCTAATAAAAGCTCAGATCAAAGTACTCTTTCATTAGAT GCAAACTGCAGATCATGCTACACCCCTCTGCAAGCTTCACTAGTTGCATTGATCACAACATTGGCACACTGTGCTACCATTATCTTCTCGACTTCCCTCATCATATGTGTCACCATATGGACACCATACCACCTgagtctgcttgtgttgccctcTGTTTGCCAAGCAGTACAGAGAAGAAATTCAGTGGATGCTTCTTTTCCTGTTCAGGCctgtttggaattctctgcccctttctcTTCAAAGTATCTGTGTGCGAAGCTTTCAGATTTAGCCTCAAAGCATctatttaagaaatatcttgcatga